DNA from Microaerobacter geothermalis:
GAAAATATCGCGGCTGCCACAGATGCCTATCGACAGGCTGGAATTACCAATCCCCGCAAACAGATTGACATGGCCGAAGTTCACGATTGTTTCACGCCAACAGAATTGGTTATCTATGAGGATTTGGGATTTAGCCAACGGGGACACGGATGGAAAGATGTATTAAACGGGGTATTTGATCTGGATGGAGAGCTTCCCGTCAATCCCGACGGGGGATTAAAATCTTTTGGACATCCCATCGGGGCCAGCGGTCTTCGCATGCTTTACGAAATGTATCTGCAATTTCAGGGGAGAGCAGGAAAGCGTCAACTGAGTGATCCAAAGATCGGACTTACCCACAATTTGGGTGGATTTCCCTGGCAGTGTGTATCCTTTGTTTCCATCGTTGGCAAGGAACTTTCATAAATTTAACTAATTCCCGTTCTTTATCCTTTCGCTGTGTATCGAACTCAAAGGCTGTACTTAGTGAATTCTTCAGTTTCGTTTATGTACATTAGATATTGGACTTTTCATCAATTAAGGAGAGCACGATGGGAGGAGAATCCAATGAGTCACTTATACTTGAACGAAGACCATATGATATTTCGTAAGGCTCTGCGCAAGTTTTTGGAAAAAGAGGCGATTCCTTATTACGATCAATGGGAGGAAGATCGGTTGATTCCCCGTTCATTTTGGAAAAAGATGGGCGAGCAAGGTTATTTATGCCCACAGGTTGACGAAAAATATGGGGGGGCCAATGTGGATTGGGGATTTTCAGTGGTGATCAATGAGGAACTGGAACGGGTAGGGTCCAGTCTGGTTGGAATCGGCCTTCATAACGACATCGTTGTTCCATACATTGAATCATACGGAACAGAAGAACAGAAGAGCCGCTGGCTACCTGGCTGTGTCAGCGGAGATATCATCAGTGCGATCGCCATGACAGAACCTGGGGCGGGGTCTGATTTGGCCAATATTCAAACCTCTGCGGTACGAGATGGGGATGATTTTGTTATAAATGGACAGAAAACCTTTATTACCAATGGGATCCACGCTGATCTTGTTCTGGTTGCCTGTAAGACTGATCCAAAAGCAGTCCCCAAATACAAGGGGATCAGTTTAATCATGGTTGAAAGGGGAGCACCAGGCTTTTCAAGGGGAAGAAAGCTGAACAAGATCGGACTCCACAGTCAAGATACCGCAGAATTGATC
Protein-coding regions in this window:
- a CDS encoding acyl-CoA dehydrogenase family protein; this encodes MSHLYLNEDHMIFRKALRKFLEKEAIPYYDQWEEDRLIPRSFWKKMGEQGYLCPQVDEKYGGANVDWGFSVVINEELERVGSSLVGIGLHNDIVVPYIESYGTEEQKSRWLPGCVSGDIISAIAMTEPGAGSDLANIQTSAVRDGDDFVINGQKTFITNGIHADLVLVACKTDPKAVPKYKGISLIMVERGAPGFSRGRKLNKIGLHSQDTAELIFEDCRVPVKNLLGEEGEGFFYLMEKLQQERLVVAISAQVAAEEMLKMTIDYVKSREAFGQPISKFQNTQFKIVEMATEIEVSRAFLDQLISDHMSGKEIVNKVSMAKWWHTEMAKRVAAQCLQLHGGYGYMEEYAIARRYRDIPVSAIYAGTNEIMKTIIAKNMGL